One window of the Ureibacillus sp. FSL W7-1570 genome contains the following:
- a CDS encoding IS3 family transposase (programmed frameshift) encodes MSQKRYNQEFKQTVVELYRSGTPVSQHSSEYGVSEVTIYKWIKQLSPIECEQELTLADIEAIQKENLRLKQEIENLKKGYDHIREKIDEQELIDLITKETEHHPIQMMCRVLKMPKSTYYQSFHKKPNSYHVANEQLLERIRAIHKESKGRYGAPKIFEILKKEGYTGSINRVQRLMKQAGIQSCIVKKFRPTPTQKPVEERENVLNQDFTTTTINEKWVADITYVHTLRDGWCYLASVLDLHTKKVVGYKFSRTMTTEIVLEALQNAIQDQKPDPGLIVHTDLGTQYTSEAFQKLLKKHEMVPSFSRKGCPYDNACIESFHAILKKEEVYLTKYESFETARIALFQFIEGWYNRKRIHGSIGYLTPDEYEKMCRIAA; translated from the exons ATGAGTCAAAAACGGTATAATCAAGAATTTAAACAAACAGTAGTTGAGCTTTATCGCTCAGGCACTCCAGTCAGTCAACACTCTAGCGAATATGGTGTTTCAGAAGTAACGATTTATAAATGGATTAAGCAACTCTCTCCAATTGAATGTGAACAGGAATTAACTTTGGCTGATATAGAAGCCATTCAAAAGGAAAATCTTCGATTAAAACAGGAGATCGAAA ATCTTAAAAAAGGCTATGACCATATTCGCGAGAAAATAGATGAGCAAGAACTGATTGACTTGATTACAAAAGAAACCGAACATCATCCAATCCAAATGATGTGTCGTGTTTTAAAGATGCCTAAAAGTACGTATTATCAATCGTTTCACAAGAAGCCGAATAGCTATCATGTCGCCAACGAACAACTGCTTGAACGAATTCGAGCAATCCATAAAGAAAGTAAGGGTCGTTATGGGGCCCCTAAAATCTTTGAAATACTTAAAAAAGAAGGCTATACAGGCAGTATCAATCGAGTTCAACGTTTGATGAAACAAGCAGGCATCCAATCATGTATTGTAAAAAAATTCCGCCCAACACCAACACAAAAGCCCGTAGAAGAACGAGAAAATGTATTAAATCAAGATTTCACTACAACAACAATCAACGAAAAATGGGTAGCTGATATTACATATGTCCATACGCTTCGTGATGGTTGGTGTTATCTAGCGTCCGTTCTTGATTTACATACAAAAAAAGTGGTCGGATATAAATTCTCTCGTACCATGACAACAGAAATTGTGCTGGAAGCACTTCAGAATGCGATTCAAGATCAAAAGCCCGATCCCGGTCTTATCGTGCATACAGATTTAGGAACACAATATACAAGTGAAGCCTTTCAAAAACTACTAAAAAAACATGAAATGGTTCCGTCATTTAGTCGAAAAGGATGTCCATATGACAACGCTTGTATTGAATCTTTTCATGCCATATTGAAAAAAGAAGAAGTGTATCTAACCAAATACGAAAGCTTTGAGACAGCGAGAATTGCGTTATTTCAATTCATCGAAGGTTGGTATAATCGCAAACGAATTCATGGAAGCATTGGTTATTTGACACCGGATGAATACGAAAAAATGTGCCGAATAGCAGCGTAA
- the istA gene encoding IS21 family transposase, translating to MSINLYYIYSYRTVCYFISEWMNTHQEEKDKGYERLEHPPGEAQVDFGVMEAVQDGEIVDIHALVMTFPHSNAGFAVPLPAENQECFLHGLNILFKQVGGVPKRIRIDNLTPAVKKKRTKNEEAQLTDEFVQFQHYYGFDVQVCNPRSGHEKGNVENKVGYIRYNFFTSAPIMDSYEGLTDQLFHKLEADRNRIHYAKNVRIEDLWQEERDYLLALPEKPYPVFKEHLVKVNKYNEVKVDQTLVHVPKGGNYSQLQMILTWDQLKIVSPNGEILLDDYRPYMKKRKALPWLSIIKTWIHKPRVVEYSRYNKYLPGRIKEFLLVDNLIIRRKRLEALASLLVSHDMKKINEEFYELIAQDKLPSDNNPYEVDWSKYDSLAPREEAVN from the coding sequence GTGTCCATAAATCTATACTACATCTATTCTTATCGTACTGTTTGTTACTTTATCTCTGAATGGATGAATACTCACCAAGAAGAAAAGGATAAAGGGTATGAAAGATTAGAACATCCTCCGGGTGAAGCTCAAGTAGACTTTGGAGTAATGGAAGCTGTACAAGATGGAGAAATTGTGGATATTCATGCTTTAGTTATGACGTTTCCTCATAGTAATGCTGGATTTGCAGTACCGTTACCAGCTGAAAATCAAGAATGCTTCTTACATGGTCTCAATATTCTTTTTAAACAGGTTGGGGGAGTACCTAAAAGGATAAGAATCGATAATTTGACCCCCGCTGTGAAGAAAAAAAGGACAAAAAATGAAGAAGCACAATTAACTGATGAATTTGTTCAATTTCAGCATTATTATGGCTTTGATGTGCAGGTATGCAATCCAAGAAGTGGCCATGAAAAAGGAAATGTTGAGAATAAAGTTGGATATATACGCTATAACTTTTTTACTTCAGCTCCAATAATGGACAGCTATGAGGGTTTAACGGATCAATTATTTCATAAATTAGAGGCGGACAGAAATAGAATTCATTATGCCAAAAACGTACGTATTGAGGACTTATGGCAGGAAGAACGGGATTATCTTCTAGCATTACCGGAAAAGCCCTATCCTGTATTTAAAGAGCATCTTGTTAAAGTAAACAAATATAATGAAGTGAAAGTGGATCAGACGTTGGTTCATGTCCCTAAGGGTGGCAACTATAGTCAATTACAAATGATATTAACATGGGATCAATTAAAGATTGTTTCACCTAATGGGGAGATATTATTGGATGACTATCGGCCATATATGAAAAAGCGAAAAGCATTACCATGGCTTTCAATAATTAAAACATGGATTCATAAACCAAGGGTTGTAGAATATTCGCGCTATAATAAGTATTTACCGGGAAGAATTAAAGAATTTTTGTTGGTAGATAATTTAATTATTCGACGAAAACGATTAGAAGCTCTAGCTAGTTTATTAGTTTCTCATGACATGAAGAAGATTAATGAAGAGTTCTATGAATTAATTGCACAGGATAAGCTACCTAGTGATAATAATCCTTATGAAGTGGACTGGAGTAAATACGATTCATTAGCTCCTAGAGAGGAGGCTGTCAATTGA
- the istB gene encoding IS21-like element helper ATPase IstB → MKQDIKELCKSLRLAYVADVYEQIPFETPKQFLYGLLKEEIRLREKARAIRLIKKAKFLDKKSLHDYEWTEQLRFPPHLTKEDLCSLQFIENRENVVLVGSPGTGKTHLATGLGKKACELGYEVRFYRVAHLVEELEQALRNNRLSAFRKRMEKVDLVILDEMGYLPFSKEGAELLFQIISEFYEQKSVIITSNLEFSQWNRIFTDSRLTAALVDRLIHHAHIISFHGESYRLSHALSKRNKMGGKPLHF, encoded by the coding sequence TTGAAACAGGACATTAAAGAATTGTGTAAGTCATTGAGGTTAGCTTATGTTGCGGATGTATACGAGCAAATACCGTTTGAAACTCCGAAACAATTCTTATATGGGCTACTTAAGGAGGAAATAAGATTAAGAGAAAAAGCGAGAGCAATCCGCTTGATAAAAAAGGCGAAGTTCTTAGATAAAAAGAGTTTACATGATTACGAGTGGACCGAACAACTTCGGTTCCCTCCTCACTTAACCAAAGAGGATTTGTGTAGCCTACAATTTATTGAGAATCGAGAAAATGTAGTTTTAGTTGGTTCACCCGGGACAGGGAAGACTCATTTAGCCACAGGACTAGGGAAAAAAGCTTGTGAACTAGGTTATGAGGTTCGTTTTTACCGTGTTGCCCACCTAGTTGAGGAATTAGAGCAAGCTTTACGTAACAACCGTTTATCAGCATTTAGAAAACGGATGGAGAAGGTTGATTTGGTCATTTTAGATGAAATGGGATACTTACCATTTAGTAAAGAAGGAGCTGAATTATTATTCCAAATTATATCGGAGTTTTATGAACAGAAAAGCGTAATTATTACATCTAACTTAGAATTTAGTCAATGGAACCGGATCTTTACAGATTCTCGTTTAACAGCAGCGTTAGTGGACAGGCTAATTCATCACGCCCATATCATCTCTTTTCATGGCGAGAGCTATAGACTGTCCCACGCATTGTCGAAAAGGAATAAAATGGGTGGCAAACCTCTGCATTTTTAA